In one Oncorhynchus gorbuscha isolate QuinsamMale2020 ecotype Even-year unplaced genomic scaffold, OgorEven_v1.0 Un_scaffold_1130, whole genome shotgun sequence genomic region, the following are encoded:
- the LOC124021565 gene encoding CD209 antigen-like protein E isoform X2, with protein MADYVNKQVIEFNKVSEENRNRATRSVKTENHRSDERTRLYRLAAVCFGVLCVLQVTLNISLRLAFCTERVVEGSGMAVQTMRTVLKCPKGWRMVGSSCYFLSTERKTWEESKLDCLARGADLVIINSRQEQKLLYQLDGLLVWIGLTDSVNEGTWKWVDGTPLTTSYWKRGKPDHGGTNNKDCVEVYHRDNVLANWNDAPCNHMLHWICEKLQK; from the exons ATGGCCGACTACGTCAACAAACAGGTGATTGAATTCAACAAAGTTTCTGAAGAAAACCGGAACAGAGCAACGAGGAGCGTGAAGACTGAGAACCATCGCTCAG ATGAAAGAACAAGACTCTACAGGCTGGCTGCTGTGTGTTTTGGAGTGCTGTGTGTTCTACAAGTCACTCTCAACATCTCCCTGAGGCTGGCTTTCT GTACTGAAAGAGTGGTGGAAGGGAGTGGCATGGCAGTCCAAACGATGAGGACTGTGTTAAAGTGTCCTAAAGGATGGAGGATGGTGGGATCCAGCTGTTACTTCCTGTCTACTGAGAGGAAAACCTGGGAGGAGAGCAAACTGGATTGTCTGGCGAGAGGAGCAGACCTGGTGATCATAAACAGCAGACAGgaacag AAGTTGTTGTACCAGCTGGATGGTCTCCTGGTCTGGATTGGTCTGACTGACTCCGTTAATGAGGGGACCTGGAAATGGGTGGACGGCACACCACTGACCACATC GTACTGGAAGCGTGGTAAGCCGGACCATGGTGGTACCAACAacaaggattgtgtcgaggtctACCATCGGGACAACGTTTTGGCCAACTGGAACGATGCACCATGCAACCACATGCTGCATTGGATCTGTGAGAAATTACAGAAATAG
- the LOC124021565 gene encoding CD209 antigen-like protein C isoform X1, with translation MADYVNKQVIEFNKVSEENRNRATRSVKTENHRSDERTRLYRLAAVCFGVLCVLQVTLNISLRLAFFHSNREREQLNGCYNTTGLAQVGDQPDSSSIMDLCTERDQCRMNRNQLERERDKEKMDKKQLLERYTALATERDRLRNRVSLLTNEKVVLSSCGTERVVEGSGMAVQTMRTVLKCPKGWRMVGSSCYFLSTERKTWEESKLDCLARGADLVIINSRQEQKLLYQLDGLLVWIGLTDSVNEGTWKWVDGTPLTTSYWKRGKPDHGGTNNKDCVEVYHRDNVLANWNDAPCNHMLHWICEKLQK, from the exons ATGGCCGACTACGTCAACAAACAGGTGATTGAATTCAACAAAGTTTCTGAAGAAAACCGGAACAGAGCAACGAGGAGCGTGAAGACTGAGAACCATCGCTCAG ATGAAAGAACAAGACTCTACAGGCTGGCTGCTGTGTGTTTTGGAGTGCTGTGTGTTCTACAAGTCACTCTCAACATCTCCCTGAGGCTGGCTTTCT TCCACtccaacagggagagagagcagttaAACGGCTGTTACAACACCACTGGCCTGGCGCAGGTTGGAGACCAGCCAGATTCCAGTAGTATCATGGATCTGTgtacagagagagaccagtgcCGGATGAACAGAAAccagctagagagggagagagacaaagagaaaatgGACAAAAAACAGTTACTGGAGCGTTACACTGCCCTGGCTACAGAACGGGACAGGTTGAGAAACAGGGTCAGTCTTCTGACCAATGAGAAGGTGGTGCTCTCTAGCTGTG GTACTGAAAGAGTGGTGGAAGGGAGTGGCATGGCAGTCCAAACGATGAGGACTGTGTTAAAGTGTCCTAAAGGATGGAGGATGGTGGGATCCAGCTGTTACTTCCTGTCTACTGAGAGGAAAACCTGGGAGGAGAGCAAACTGGATTGTCTGGCGAGAGGAGCAGACCTGGTGATCATAAACAGCAGACAGgaacag AAGTTGTTGTACCAGCTGGATGGTCTCCTGGTCTGGATTGGTCTGACTGACTCCGTTAATGAGGGGACCTGGAAATGGGTGGACGGCACACCACTGACCACATC GTACTGGAAGCGTGGTAAGCCGGACCATGGTGGTACCAACAacaaggattgtgtcgaggtctACCATCGGGACAACGTTTTGGCCAACTGGAACGATGCACCATGCAACCACATGCTGCATTGGATCTGTGAGAAATTACAGAAATAG